The following coding sequences are from one Dermacentor andersoni chromosome 5, qqDerAnde1_hic_scaffold, whole genome shotgun sequence window:
- the LOC126530147 gene encoding putative nuclease HARBI1, with product MRRERVFRDRTNIFEVFDEDELQRRFRFGRAGIAYLAELLRDDLQHTTRRSHALSAERQLVLALKFFATGGFLITAGDTINVHESTASRTVRRVALALVRHCSTWIRWPSPNELAEGHTNFYGLGGFPCVVGAIDGTHVRIQAPEEKEEAYVNRHFYHSINVQLVVDANCRILDVVAKWPSGTHDARMLANSSLAKRFDRGVHTGLLLGDSGYSCRAMANDPILDTRHSSEKAL from the exons ATGCGCCGCGAACGCGTGTTCCGGGATCGCACGAATATCTTCGAAGTTTTCGACGAAGACGAGCTTCAGAGGCGTTTCCGGTTTGGTCGTGCTGGCATCGCCTACCTCGCCGAGCTCCTGCGTGACGATCTTCAGCATACCACTCGTCGGAGCCACGCTTTGAGCGCTGAGCGACAATTGGTGCTCGCGCTGAAGTTCTTCGCTACCGGTGGTTTTTTAATCACGGCCGGCGATACCATCAACGTGCACGAATCGACGGCGAGCCGCACCGTTCGGCGAGTTGCTCTTGCTCTCGTCCGCCACTGCTCAACTTGGATACG CTGGCCCTCACCGAACGAGCTGGCTGAGGGGCATACCAACTTCTACGGTCTGGGCGGCTTCCCCTGCGTGGTGGGTGCAATAGACGGCACGCACGTAAGGATCCAGGCACCcgaggagaaggaggaggcgTATGTCAACCGGCATTTCTACCATTCCATCAACGTTCAGCTCGTCGTCGATGCCAACTGCCGGATACTTGACGTCGTCGCAAAATGGCCAAGTGGAACCCACGACGCGCGGATGCTCGCCAATAGCAGCCTCGCCAAACGCTTCGACAGGGGCGTGCACACGGGCCTTTTGTTGGGGGATAGTGGATACTCATGTCGGGCCATGGCTAATGACCCCATTCTGGACACCAGACACTCCAGCGAAAAGGCGCTATAA